The following is a genomic window from Pseudochaenichthys georgianus chromosome 9, fPseGeo1.2, whole genome shotgun sequence.
CTTGCCTAAAGACTGCTTGTTATAAAATTAAATTTGAACATTGTAAATGTTGAATGATGATTTCTTGAGTGATCCATCGACTGATTTCCATGATGATCTCAATAATTCTGACAACCTTTTTTTAATGGTTTTACTGACcctataacatgttttaattaaaGAGAACTGATGTATATGCTTTGTCTTATTTTATTCCGGCTACTATTGGTGCTTTCTTGTCTCCCAGTGCTGTGTTTGGTGAAAGTGTTTTCTATTTGTGAACAcatattacatttaaaatatatacaattGTGTTCCTTGTTTCAGATGAAGGAGTTTATAATGAACCAGGAGAAGCTCGCCAAACTGCAGGCGCAGGTCCGCATAGGCGGCAAGGTGAGTTGGAATGCATTCTGGCAATTGActtgaagaaaatgttttttgacATTGGATTATTGGTATATTATATTCATGCTCATTGTTGTGCTCTCTAGGGGTCAGCGCGCCGAAAGAAGAAGGTGGTGCACAGAACAGCAACAGCAGATGACAAGAAGCTGCAGTTCTCCCTCAAGAAACTGGGAGTCAACAACATCTCTGGCATTGAAGAGGTACAGCAAATTATTTCTGAAATGCTTAACAATAAGTAAGTAAACGTGTCCTCTTCATGGCGATGATGCTCTTAGGACAGGGTACTCTTAAGTAATACAatttaagtattacaaatagCATATAGAAtgccacatttaaaaaaaaaaaaaaaaatgtgaccaAAGGAATTCTCTTTTAAAGAAGCAGTCAGCAGGTCTAATACAATACACTTTTTCTCAAATTCAGCACATATCTCGGTTAGCTGTTCAGTTGCTCCGTGTgcatgtacaaatacaaatctgGGTTGCATACACAGCCTCTGTCAATTGGAAACAAATTGTAACCAGGCAAGTACATAGCAAGGCAGTGGGGAGAGAGGCATGTTAAATCTGAAGGGGGTATTTGTGTGGGTTCTTCAAACATCAAATATCGTTCTCCAGAAGTACTGACTCCACCTTTTAACTGATTTGATTTCATCCTGAAGCAATGAGAACAAATAACAATGAAAGTACATGTTAAGATGATTTAATCTGTTCATCATGCTCTTTGCCACTGACCATACACTCTCTGTTGCTTGTTTGTTCCTCTGTAGGTGAACATGTTCACAAACCAGGGGACAGTGATCCACTTCAACAACCCAAAGGTGCAGGCCTCACTGGCGGCCAACACCTTCACCATCACAGGGCACGCTGAGAACAAGCAGCTCACAGAGATGCTCCCAGGAATCCTGAACCAGCTGGGAGCCGACAGCCTCACCAGCCTCAGGAGATTAGCCGAGAACCTGCCCAGACCAGGTACCCTTCACACTCTTTCCTGATCTGTGTGCATGTACCAGAACTCTCTTTGTGCTTTCTTTCAATGATGTGCTGTACTTCATCCCCCTCATAGCTGGAGAGGATATGGCCCCCATGGTTGATGCTGAagaggatgaggatgatgatgttCCAGGTAAGCACATTTACACATCATGTTTTTAAacaattgtttttattatttttgttttattcatgttttatagcATTAAAGTAGGCGAAACACTTACAGTCAAGAACAGGCTGACTTAGACGTTTGTCTTGTCACGTCaactatgtgtttttttatatctTTCAAACTGTGTCTAAATGTATATTGGTGTGAAATGAAAAAACAGATGATCCCAAATGGAATGTATGGCGCTGATACATATGGTAACATTTTGTAATTTAGTTTCATTTGTATATTAAATCTTATGATCCTTGAGACATTTTCTTACCTTTACGGCTCACTGTTTTCTGTCCTCTTCTCCCTCTGTTTCTGTTTTTAGATCTTGTTGAAAACTTTGACGAGGCTTCAAAGGACGAGgcaaactaaaaaacaccagcacACATTTCTATGCCCCTTGGGACTCGCCGTACTTTGACAAAGCGACATTTTGTAATTATTGATCTGTAACTGCTCTGTGGCTACAAACAAAAGTAGCTTTTTTAATGTAACCATGACAATTGGGCTTAAACAAGTAAAACTCACTTTGTGGCAtctgttacttttttttgtcttGTTTTGCAGTACATATTAAATAATTTAATTCAGTGGAATGTGCAAACCTTTCTCTTTCACGTGCTGCCTTTCCTGCATGGTGATGCCCACACATCAGACATGTATTGGTGGAATCATGTAATAAAAAGGACATTTAAAGAGAAAGGTGTTATCACTttgctgtttttatttaaactcaTGGTCCTAGTTTTCACATTTCCTCAGGGGACTAGATAATGGAAACCATGACTTATAACTGAACATTGGATTATTAGTCATTATTTACTGTGCAGAGAAAGCATAATGTCTGGAAGTATAACCATATAGTAATAACTTGGCATTGAATCACAAAGCATTACATTGTAGGGGGAAAACAATAGAAGCTTGACAGGGACTTTCAGTTTAGCTTTTTATCATGAAATGCAAGCCCATTAGGATTCCCTTTTGACAGCAGCATTAGTATTTGGAAATGTTTCTATTGCATGATACTGACGGCTAAAAACAGTACAAACATGCAGTGTAGACGGACTGTAATTAAAGCAGATGCCTCACACACTATTCGGCAAAGTACAGTAGTTGCTGTGTAGCCTTTCCTCTTCACAAGGCCCCATTCTGGATGCCCACATGTAAATGATTATAATGTTCTTACAAATCTCTTTAATATTCAGAAGTAAAGGTCCCTAGCTTCTATTCACATTGCATCTGTACCAACTGGTAAACAAAGTAATGTTCTTATTTAGTGTCAAAGGTAAATGTTTCCGTAAAGGTACTGTATAGCTTTTTTAACTAATTTGTATATGAATACAACTGGTTGAAACGGCAACATACTAGGTTGATGTTTTTAAAAGGTTTCAGTGTTCCTACATATGAGAGGTTTTTTTATTAGCACTCACACCAACTCTGGCATTACACATGAGGTACAGTCAGTTATTGGTGCCACAGAATATCAGCTGGGGAAATGTGTTTTATGCTAAATATTTGTTCAAACTGCTAAATTAAACTGCATGGTTCTCATACCTTAAATGTTCCAATAGATATCCAGAATCATGGGCACAAAATAAGTCACACTGATATACTCGTATCTATATATACTGTTTGTATGACATGTGTTATGTAGGGTGGATAATGACACCTATTGAAGTGTTTTGAGCACCCTTGATGGTTTTTTCCACTGTCTGGACTGAAGTGACCTAAGCGTCTGACATTGTGCCGCACATGGTGTACACTAAAAGATGAAAGTAGGGATTATTGGAACGTAACACATTTAATTGTTCGGGATTTTTTCTTACTCTTCTGATTCAGAGGAAAACATAAGTTTGGTgactcaaaaatatatttcaaGACTTAAGAAGAAATAAATAACTTGCAGCTACACTGAAACATAACATTTAAAACTAATTAAAATGACAGTATATATGCTACACATCTACATTACtagttttcattcaacatttgcTGTCTTCATTTTCAGGCCTTtgtgatctttttttttaatgttaacatttcaaacagctggatCTTTTTAGTGATTtcaatatcatatatatatttatatatatatattgttaataAAAATGATAATTGATCAAAGACAGCATATGTATATACTGTGAACACAGACAAGCAGGTTATTTGAGTACACTAAATTCTGCGCTTGAACAAATTCATCAAAATGCCATCGATGTTTTAAGGAACTGAAACCTGAAACCATCTTTTTCTGTTCAGATGACCAAACAGGTTTCGCAGAATTTTAGATCATAATGGGGTCACAGTCTGTCAAGCTGTAGGTGCTTAATACTATAAAACACAGTATATTACCTAGTTACAAACTGTATGGACAATGAAGAATCATAATACCAAATAGTAACACAGACCTCCAGCAAACGTGAGTTGCAAAAATGGTTTTACTATAAAAGTAATTCCCACACTGTTTAACACATGACTGTATCAGATGACCGGCAGATCAGTGAGAACGCACACAGGACCAAAAGTGCTTTTTCGACTGTGAAATAGTTGACATTTAGCCCAACACAATTGGTTTGCCCCATATGACTAATAACAGGGAATGTCCTTTTATCTGACCCTCTCTCTGTGTCGTACGtgatgggggtgggggggataGATTGAAAGAAGTTGTTTTTTTTGCTCAGGTAATGCTCGGTTATATCTGGCATATTACTCCAGAATGAAGTTAAGGACATGTTTTATGGGATCATCTTGTTGGGATGAAAATAATTATGGAATTATTAATGTCCTCCCAAAGCCAAGTTGACAGTTTTAAAGAGCttgtttaaaatataaataaaaaaagttgtcattttattttgcattcgacataaaatgacatcaatatTTGGAAAAATTACAAACTAAATTTCCCAACACCCAGAAATGGAAGATAACTAGAGAAGAGagactgaatgtgtgtgtgtgtgtgtgtgtgtgtgtgtgtgtgtgtgtgtgtgtgtgtgtgtgtgtgtgtgtgtgtgtgtgtgtgtgtgtgtgtgtgtgtgtgtgtgtgtgtgtgtgtgtgcgcatgtgtgtgtgtgtgcgtgtgtgtgtgtgtgtgtgtgtgtgtgtgtgtgtgtgtactgtatatttCACATACAGTGTTATGTCACAGTATTTCAGCTTAAATTGTGAGGGCAACCCCCCACCCCTCTAACCACCCACACTTCTTATCTCCATCCCCTCCTCATTCGAAACTCGCAGTTTAAATTTGACATGCAAAACAGTATAGAGGAAATGCTCTTATCGGTTTACTATAGCGCTTagtttctctctctcccctccaaGATGATACGATGCTGGGGAGGATgacgacaacaacaacatgatATAAAAATGATGCCCAGTGATTAGTTGGATCATACAATCATCAGGATTCATCTCTTGATTTTTTAACAGCGACACTTCAGTGTAACTTCATCAAAATGGTAAGAAAAACCTGTTGATACTACAGATATATCTGCTTTTGAATTATTGTTATTATCTGGTCAGTTAATATTGTTATGATTATATATGGCAAATGATGGAATTGATTGTAAATATCCCACTTTGCTATTTAATTTGCATTATTATAACAGATAACCAATTTCATTTAGCCAATTGAAATGTCACATGAACATATCATTTTGTGTTTCTGAATTGAAgatgaaatgggaaataataatattaaaggAAAATCAAATGTTTCTTGTAATGCAAGTAATGGATCATTTTCAACAATTTCCTCCTTTTGCTGTCACCCAATTCTTCAGAAGTCTCTGTTTCTGTGGATGAGTGGGATTTTGTTCCTCAGCCTCACCGGAGCACAAGACCTCAAACGCTTTCCGGAACACTGTGAGTctaatttattttcatttgtgaAATATCTGGAGAGGTTCCAAATCTGTTGATCTTGACATGCTAACaaagttgtttttgtgtttgtctgtgtgtgtaactGTGTGTCTGCATCTATGTGTGTAGTTGTGGTGGCAAAAAAGAATGATGCAAATCCAGTCACGCTGACCTGCCGTACCAATGTCGAAGGAGATGTCACATGGACGTTTCAGCTGGAGGATGTCGACATCGAGGAGAATATCCAGCAGAACGGTCTGAATCTCTCTCTGTCAGCAGTAGATATACCCATGTTGGGAAAATACAGCTGCTGGAGAGGAGAAGAAATGTTATCATCAACCTATCTGCTGCTGGAGGCTGAGGAGCTTGGTAAGATGCTCTGGTttcattttccattcttttttatTGTTCATGTACTTTAAATGGCAAGAGTCTCTCAAATAGAGGAACTCATAGTGCACACTTAATTCCAAAATAGCTAGGTGGTCAAAATTATGATAATTGAAGTTAAAAATACTGAAACCTACTATGATGCACTTCCAACGACAATGTCTTATATTTAGTAATATTTTCTCTTCATTTTTGGAAGTGACAAAGTCCAAAAATGTTCCTTTACACTTGTGGTTACTCACATTGTGTATCTTTATAGATTATCTCTCTTGTCGGGCAAAGTCTTATGACTGTAACTTCAGCTGTGTCTGGTTCGACAAACGACAAACCGCAGTGCGCCTTGGACTGGGCCGTGAATGGTAAAGGAAATTaaaaaagttacagtaaaagagGCCGAACATTTTGCATGAAGTTTATAAAGACAGACCAACAAACAGAATTGCTTCTCTCAGGTAGATATTTCACTCTGTGTTTTCCCTGTAGCAGTGAAGGTGGGAAGACGTGTGATTGGGTCAGCAGTGATCAGAAGGATGGGAGATTCCAGTTTGAGCTGAACCACTCGCTCTCACCCTACACTGAGGAAAGCACCCAGCTGGAGGTCACCGTGGAGGCCATCGTTGAACTCTCCATCCTCAGAAAGACCAAGAGATTTTATCTCAGAGACATCAGTAAGCTGAGAGAAACTAAGATACATTAGGCATTCTACGAAAGATTTGATAACAAATATACCGAATACAATTCCTGACAAAGTTGTTGACACATTTTGAGATGAGATCATTCAAAGTAATTGGTCTCAAACGATGAAAACCAAACGTTAAAATCAAACATTGATGTACAAACCTTTATCATTATTATCAAAAACTTTAAAAGTCATAATAAAAGGCAATAAGTGATAAATGAACTTCTTTCCAAATAAATGTACCAAACAGCAAAAAACAGCTGTGACTTGAAATTAAAACATAAGAATTAAAgttcaaaagacaaaaaagaCAAATGTAAGCCTTCGATCAAACTGTTAACAATTTTTCCTTTTATAAATGAATGTAATTATTTCAGCAAAATATGTATACATTTTTAATACATACTTTAATGATTCCTTACGTGTTGACCCATGTTTTCCTTGTTTCTCTAATTTGTGTATGTCATTTTGTCTAGTTGAACCTGACAGTCCCAACATTGTGAGGTGTCAGGAGGGGAAGGAGGACCTGAACGTCACCATCGATGCACCGTCCAGCTGGTCCACTCCGCACAGCTACTTCAGCCTGGAGCACCAAATTGAATACGTTTTAAAAGATGATGGCAAGGTACACATACATCTGGTGATCTTTTCATGTCTGTCATTATTCTctctgttgtttttgttttttctcaTTGTGCGACCTGTCTGACTTTAGACTGGACGTTCTTCTTCTGTTCTGATACCGAAGAGGATCAGCAAGCTGAGGGTTCGCTCCAGAGACGCAGTGGTGCTCTCAGCTTGGAGCCAGTGGACTGCCTGGAAAAATTTAACCTGTTGACATTATTCCAACACAACACTGTCTTCTCCTGCTCTCTCTTTGTTTCTTACATGTCCACAATGTCCTTGTGTCCTCTAACCTACTGTTTTTCACTATGTGTTTCTGGCTGTCTCCCTTTGGGGCAATTACACACACTGATAGCTAAAAGATAACACAGCACTCACCAGAAGCGAAGTAATACGTCCCTACGTTTTAAGACAGAAGAT
Proteins encoded in this region:
- the LOC117452274 gene encoding transcription factor BTF3-like, translated to MKEFIMNQEKLAKLQAQVRIGGKGSARRKKKVVHRTATADDKKLQFSLKKLGVNNISGIEEVNMFTNQGTVIHFNNPKVQASLAANTFTITGHAENKQLTEMLPGILNQLGADSLTSLRRLAENLPRPAGEDMAPMVDAEEDEDDDVPDLVENFDEASKDEAN
- the il12b2 gene encoding interleukin-12 subunit beta; this translates as MKSLFLWMSGILFLSLTGAQDLKRFPEHFVVAKKNDANPVTLTCRTNVEGDVTWTFQLEDVDIEENIQQNGLNLSLSAVDIPMLGKYSCWRGEEMLSSTYLLLEAEELDYLSCRAKSYDCNFSCVWFDKRQTAVRLGLGRECSEGGKTCDWVSSDQKDGRFQFELNHSLSPYTEESTQLEVTVEAIVELSILRKTKRFYLRDIIEPDSPNIVRCQEGKEDLNVTIDAPSSWSTPHSYFSLEHQIEYVLKDDGKTGRSSSVLIPKRISKLRVRSRDAVVLSAWSQWTAWKNLTC